In Methylomonas sp. MK1, the following are encoded in one genomic region:
- the epsC gene encoding serine O-acetyltransferase EpsC translates to MTLTENGQRWEIDALVAELRELRLQSLESRHRREHPPKLPSRKVLSQIVDNLGAVLFPNRLGMPDLTDEGIDYFVGHTLDSLLRQLQRQIGLELQFVAEQQGLSLDTHSQATDITRQFAAQLPGVRQLIDSDIQAAYEGDPAARCADEVLVCYPGITAVIHHRLAHVLYELGLPLVARVISEVAHSATGIDIHPGAQIGESFFIDHGTGVVIGETAVIGRRVRLYQAVTLGAKRFDKDDNGILVKGHARHPIVEDDVVIYAGATILGRITIGRGSTIGGNVWLTHSVPPGSLVSQGQNRTEVFAGGGGI, encoded by the coding sequence ATGACCTTAACTGAAAACGGCCAACGCTGGGAAATCGATGCACTGGTCGCCGAACTACGCGAACTGCGTCTGCAATCCTTGGAAAGCCGCCACCGCCGCGAACATCCACCCAAATTGCCTTCGCGCAAAGTGTTAAGCCAAATCGTCGACAATTTGGGCGCGGTGCTGTTCCCAAACCGGCTGGGGATGCCCGACCTGACTGACGAAGGTATCGATTATTTTGTCGGCCACACATTGGATAGTCTGCTACGACAATTGCAGCGGCAAATCGGCCTGGAATTGCAATTTGTCGCCGAACAGCAAGGCCTGTCCCTGGACACGCATAGTCAAGCGACAGACATCACTCGGCAGTTTGCAGCCCAGCTACCTGGCGTGCGGCAATTGATCGACAGCGACATTCAAGCTGCTTACGAAGGCGACCCGGCCGCACGCTGCGCCGACGAAGTCTTGGTCTGCTATCCCGGCATCACCGCCGTAATCCACCATCGGCTGGCTCATGTGCTCTACGAATTGGGGCTGCCGCTGGTGGCGCGCGTGATTAGTGAGGTAGCGCATTCCGCCACCGGCATCGACATCCATCCGGGTGCGCAAATTGGCGAAAGCTTTTTTATCGATCACGGCACCGGCGTGGTGATAGGCGAAACCGCAGTCATCGGCCGCCGGGTACGCCTGTATCAAGCTGTCACGCTCGGCGCCAAACGCTTTGACAAAGACGACAACGGCATTCTGGTCAAGGGCCACGCCCGCCACCCCATCGTCGAGGACGATGTGGTGATTTATGCCGGCGCCACGATTTTGGGGCGCATCACGATAGGTCGCGGCTCGACGATAGGCGGCAACGTCTGGCTAACCCACAGCGTCCCGCCCGGCAGTCTGGTCAGCCAGGGCCAAAATCGTACCGAAGTGTTTGCCGGCGGCGGCGGGATTTAA
- a CDS encoding family 2A encapsulin nanocompartment shell protein, with amino-acid sequence MSDIHQAHTALGDVAARTLSNATKTVPMMGTITPRWLVHLMHWVPVEAGIYRVNKVKSETSIAVDCSSLDEKVLPQTYVDYEEWGREYRLNAVNTVLDVHTRVADLYSSPYNQIHEQLRLTIETVKERQESELINNAEYGLLNNVAPAQKVQTRKGSPTPDDLDELIARVWKEPAFFLAHPRAIAAFGREATRRGTPPPTISMFGSQFLTWRGLPLIPTDKLKITNGKTNILLLRTGESRQGVVGLYQPNLTDELSMGLSVRFMGINHKAIASYLVSLYCSLAVLTEDAIGVLENVEIGNYYDYQ; translated from the coding sequence ATGTCAGACATTCATCAAGCCCATACCGCCTTAGGCGACGTCGCTGCGCGCACCTTATCCAACGCCACCAAAACCGTGCCCATGATGGGTACCATCACCCCGCGCTGGCTGGTGCATTTGATGCACTGGGTACCAGTCGAAGCGGGTATTTACCGGGTCAACAAAGTAAAAAGCGAAACCAGCATTGCCGTGGATTGCTCCAGCCTGGACGAAAAAGTGTTACCGCAAACCTACGTGGATTACGAAGAATGGGGCCGCGAATATCGCCTGAACGCCGTCAACACCGTGCTGGACGTTCACACTCGCGTCGCTGATTTGTACAGCAGTCCTTACAACCAAATCCACGAACAGCTGCGCCTGACCATCGAAACCGTCAAAGAGCGCCAAGAAAGCGAATTGATTAACAATGCCGAATACGGTTTGTTGAACAACGTTGCGCCCGCGCAAAAAGTGCAAACCCGCAAAGGTTCGCCAACCCCGGACGATCTGGACGAGTTGATTGCCAGAGTCTGGAAAGAACCCGCTTTCTTTCTAGCCCACCCACGCGCCATCGCCGCGTTCGGCCGTGAAGCGACTCGCCGCGGCACACCGCCACCTACCATCTCCATGTTCGGTTCGCAATTTTTAACCTGGCGCGGCCTGCCCTTGATTCCGACCGACAAGCTAAAAATCACCAACGGCAAAACCAACATCCTGTTGTTGCGCACCGGCGAAAGCCGTCAAGGCGTGGTTGGTTTGTATCAACCCAACTTGACCGACGAATTGAGCATGGGCCTGTCCGTGCGCTTCATGGGCATCAACCACAAGGCCATCGCTTCCTATCTGGTATCGCTGTATTGCTCGCTGGCGGTGTTAACTGAAGATGCCATCGGCGTATTGGAGAATGTCGAAATAGGCAACTACTATGACTACCAATAA
- a CDS encoding family 2A encapsulin nanocompartment cargo protein cysteine desulfurase: MTTNNIDLAGLAQQALSGGTLPDGLPDTAELTRLANQFFQEIPNAGEAIDTVPVSAATSVPFTNVPAGFDSRPGIDDSAISALVQRSFALPGTTDLQTALSTPMGHAPQPPTTGGSAFYFLNDVSALARAAQIPGLGSAHPPFDVHAVRKDFPILQERVNGYPLAWLDNAATTQKPQVVIDRISEFYQHENSNIHRAAHELAARATDAYEGARNIVARFINASSADEVVFVRGATEAINLVAKSWGKQNIGAGDEIVISWLEHHANIVPWQQLCAETGAVLRVIPVDDNGQVILAEYQKLLNAKTKLVSFTQVSNALGTVTPAQEMIELAHRAGAKVLLDGAQSVSHLKVDVQTLDCDWLAFSGHKIFGPTGIGVLYGKAEVLEATQPWQGGGNMIEDVTFEKTVYQPAPAKFEAGTGNIADAVGLGAALEYLNKIGIENVARYEHELLVYAMHALQAIPGLRLIGTAPEKTSVVSFVMDGHSTQDIGKALNEVGIAVRSGHHCAQPILRRFGLESTVRPSLAFYNTYEEIDRLSATLKRLQCTSRRF; the protein is encoded by the coding sequence ATGACTACCAATAACATAGACTTAGCCGGTCTGGCGCAACAAGCGCTGAGCGGCGGCACGTTGCCCGATGGCTTGCCGGATACCGCCGAACTGACGCGCTTGGCCAACCAGTTTTTCCAAGAAATACCTAACGCAGGCGAAGCAATCGATACCGTGCCAGTGTCGGCGGCAACATCAGTTCCGTTCACCAATGTACCGGCAGGTTTCGATTCCCGGCCCGGCATCGACGACAGCGCGATTTCGGCCCTGGTGCAGCGCAGTTTTGCGTTGCCCGGCACCACGGATTTGCAAACCGCCTTGTCCACGCCCATGGGCCATGCGCCGCAACCGCCGACGACTGGCGGTTCAGCGTTTTATTTTTTAAACGACGTATCGGCATTGGCGCGCGCGGCGCAAATACCGGGTTTAGGTTCCGCGCATCCGCCCTTTGATGTGCATGCGGTGCGCAAAGACTTTCCGATTCTGCAAGAACGCGTGAACGGTTACCCGCTGGCTTGGCTGGATAACGCCGCCACCACGCAAAAACCGCAGGTGGTGATCGATCGGATCTCGGAGTTTTATCAACACGAAAATTCCAACATCCACCGCGCCGCGCATGAATTAGCGGCTCGGGCTACCGATGCCTATGAGGGCGCACGGAACATCGTCGCACGTTTTATTAACGCCTCGTCGGCCGATGAAGTGGTGTTCGTGCGCGGGGCCACCGAAGCCATCAACCTGGTTGCCAAAAGTTGGGGCAAGCAGAATATTGGCGCAGGCGACGAAATCGTCATCAGCTGGCTGGAACATCACGCCAACATCGTGCCCTGGCAGCAGCTTTGTGCAGAAACCGGTGCGGTGTTAAGAGTCATTCCGGTCGACGACAACGGCCAGGTGATTTTGGCCGAATATCAAAAACTGCTAAATGCCAAAACCAAGCTGGTGTCGTTTACGCAGGTCTCGAATGCGTTGGGCACCGTCACGCCGGCGCAGGAAATGATCGAATTGGCACACCGGGCCGGCGCTAAGGTATTGTTGGATGGCGCACAATCGGTGTCGCATCTGAAGGTTGATGTACAGACCTTGGATTGCGATTGGCTGGCATTTTCCGGCCACAAAATCTTCGGTCCAACCGGTATCGGTGTGCTTTACGGCAAGGCGGAAGTTTTGGAGGCTACCCAACCGTGGCAAGGCGGCGGGAATATGATCGAAGACGTCACCTTCGAGAAAACCGTCTATCAGCCGGCACCCGCCAAATTCGAAGCCGGCACCGGGAATATTGCCGATGCGGTAGGCTTGGGTGCGGCGCTGGAATATCTGAACAAGATTGGCATCGAGAACGTAGCCCGCTACGAGCATGAATTGCTGGTTTATGCGATGCATGCCTTGCAAGCTATTCCCGGACTACGCTTGATCGGCACCGCGCCGGAAAAGACCAGTGTGGTTTCGTTCGTAATGGACGGTCATAGCACGCAAGATATTGGCAAAGCCCTGAATGAGGTGGGTATTGCCGTTCGCTCAGGCCACCATTGCGCACAGCCCATCTTGCGGCGTTTTGGTTTGGAAAGTACCGTAAGACCTTCGTTGGCGTTTTATAACACTTACGAGGAAATCGATAGGTTATCGGCAACCCTAAAACGGCTGCAGTGCACTTCTCGGAGGTTTTAG
- a CDS encoding PepSY domain-containing protein yields the protein MKKSLNWLLYETHRWLGVVLALFMFFWFFTGIAIIYSTPTTQSRSQQLAHAESLAPEAGWLSLGEAWERSTEQRKLFAAQHKSKPANMGEHGGQAKAEVGHGVEQVVGIADARLVRRNDEPFWLVEDSKGARFALSALDGSLRETSVEQALRIADDWFKRDGINQNLQVVETVDAPIILRNQDALRPFHRVASDAGDELLISARTGEVLHASTRVDRAFYYAGNWLHLFKPLEAIGLGQYRHDVQLWSGLGATIACITGLIIGWLRWRPGFNGKPTYSQGRTQPYREFWFKWHFWSGLIGGTVALSWALSGFIDTNPGKLFSEANPTRQELNRYLGKVLPDAMRNWQPGPLNTAQGKDIVELGWRRLGGEAVLLAYSRDGQRLPQAVDGAVQQFNKVSVTEAIQRVAEYTPIASQELLDDYDSYYYPRHNQSLVEKPLPVVAVQLADEAGTRFYLDPQDGSLLAKLDRSRRVFRWLYSGLHHWDFGWLYHRPIWDVWMLTWVGFGLVLGASSLVVGWKRLVKTFKPKKRKAAGPQSVLELATETRS from the coding sequence ATGAAGAAGTCTTTGAATTGGTTGTTATATGAAACCCACCGCTGGCTGGGGGTGGTGTTGGCTTTGTTCATGTTTTTCTGGTTTTTTACCGGCATCGCGATCATCTATTCGACGCCGACCACGCAAAGCCGCAGTCAACAACTGGCGCATGCGGAAAGCCTGGCCCCGGAAGCGGGCTGGTTGAGCCTGGGCGAAGCCTGGGAGCGCAGTACCGAGCAACGTAAGCTGTTTGCCGCGCAACATAAATCAAAGCCGGCAAACATGGGGGAACACGGCGGGCAGGCAAAAGCCGAGGTGGGCCATGGCGTCGAACAAGTGGTCGGTATAGCCGATGCCCGCTTGGTAAGACGTAACGACGAGCCGTTTTGGCTGGTGGAAGATAGCAAAGGCGCCCGCTTTGCACTGTCCGCGTTAGATGGCAGCTTACGCGAAACCTCGGTAGAGCAGGCGCTACGCATCGCCGATGACTGGTTCAAGCGCGATGGTATTAACCAGAATTTGCAAGTAGTGGAAACGGTGGATGCGCCGATTATTCTGCGCAATCAGGATGCCTTGCGGCCTTTTCATCGGGTGGCTAGCGACGCTGGCGACGAGTTGTTGATTTCGGCGCGCACCGGCGAAGTACTGCATGCCTCGACCCGTGTCGATAGAGCGTTTTACTACGCCGGCAACTGGTTGCATTTGTTCAAACCTCTGGAAGCCATCGGTCTAGGTCAATATCGCCATGATGTGCAACTGTGGTCCGGCTTGGGCGCGACTATCGCCTGCATCACCGGTTTGATTATCGGTTGGCTGCGCTGGCGGCCTGGTTTTAACGGCAAGCCCACTTACTCGCAAGGCCGCACGCAACCGTACCGCGAATTTTGGTTTAAATGGCATTTCTGGAGCGGTTTGATCGGTGGTACCGTGGCGCTGTCCTGGGCGTTGAGCGGATTTATCGATACCAATCCCGGCAAATTATTTTCCGAAGCCAACCCGACGCGGCAAGAACTGAACCGTTATTTGGGCAAGGTGTTGCCCGATGCGATGCGCAATTGGCAACCCGGCCCGCTTAACACGGCCCAGGGCAAGGACATTGTTGAACTGGGCTGGCGCCGCTTGGGAGGGGAAGCCGTGTTATTGGCCTACAGCCGCGATGGTCAGCGATTGCCGCAAGCGGTGGATGGGGCGGTTCAGCAATTCAATAAGGTCTCGGTAACCGAAGCGATTCAGCGTGTGGCGGAATATACGCCCATCGCCAGCCAGGAACTATTGGACGACTACGACAGTTATTATTATCCGCGGCATAATCAAAGCTTGGTGGAAAAACCACTGCCGGTGGTGGCGGTGCAGTTGGCGGACGAAGCCGGTACCCGGTTTTATCTGGACCCGCAAGACGGCAGCTTGCTAGCCAAGCTGGATCGCAGTCGCCGGGTGTTTCGTTGGTTGTATTCCGGCTTGCATCATTGGGATTTCGGTTGGCTGTATCACCGGCCGATTTGGGATGTCTGGATGTTGACCTGGGTGGGTTTCGGGTTGGTACTGGGTGCCAGTTCGCTGGTGGTCGGCTGGAAAAGGCTGGTTAAAACCTTTAAGCCGAAAAAACGCAAGGCGGCCGGACCGCAGTCGGTGCTGGAACTGGCTACGGAAACCCGTAGTTAA
- a CDS encoding peroxiredoxin produces MKRFFLGSALLLLAAFSALAGLQEGDVAPDFNTQASFAGKPFAYSLKEARGKGPVVVYFYPTAYGRGCNIQARTFAINHDKFAAAGATIVGVSLDSIERLNEFSADPDYCASKFPVASDADGKIANAYGLSVDESKTGRLDSRGVQVNHGSIARTTFVVAADGKIVASVGDLQPAENVEKALEIVQGLGKSAQAGQ; encoded by the coding sequence ATGAAACGTTTTTTTCTGGGTAGCGCACTATTGCTGTTAGCCGCGTTTTCGGCGCTGGCCGGCTTGCAAGAAGGTGATGTGGCGCCGGATTTCAATACCCAAGCCTCGTTTGCCGGCAAGCCGTTTGCCTATTCCTTGAAAGAAGCGCGCGGCAAAGGCCCGGTGGTGGTGTATTTCTATCCGACCGCGTACGGGCGTGGCTGCAATATTCAAGCAAGAACCTTTGCGATCAATCACGACAAATTCGCTGCTGCCGGCGCGACTATTGTCGGCGTGTCCTTGGACAGTATCGAGCGTTTAAACGAGTTCTCGGCTGACCCTGATTATTGTGCCAGCAAATTTCCGGTGGCCTCGGATGCGGACGGCAAGATCGCCAATGCTTACGGCTTAAGCGTGGACGAATCGAAAACCGGGCGCTTGGATAGTCGCGGCGTACAAGTCAATCACGGCTCTATCGCCAGGACCACGTTTGTGGTGGCGGCGGACGGCAAGATTGTTGCCAGCGTCGGCGACTTGCAACCGGCCGAAAATGTCGAAAAAGCCTTGGAGATTGTGCAAGGTTTGGGCAAATCCGCACAGGCTGGACAATAA
- a CDS encoding c-type cytochrome, with product MTPETKPRRARAHWRRRSPWLAVSTFALLASAKTVFAEQGDELSLQRIGNGNPVAGKQKSADERCQECHGEDGNSGDVRIPSHAGQYAGYLVKQLSDFKSGARSHEIMNVMAADLSQEDMADIAAYFASQKVMRGERIADNPLAKNLFVNGDAARDLPACASCHGENGKGKVVDNVIYPVIGGQRRVYLRSQLTNWKLGERKNSPEAVMNKVAKSLNDDELNALVEYLSGL from the coding sequence GTGACGCCCGAAACCAAACCCCGCAGAGCAAGAGCACATTGGCGTCGGCGCAGTCCGTGGCTGGCCGTCAGTACCTTTGCCTTGTTGGCCTCGGCGAAAACCGTATTCGCCGAGCAGGGCGATGAACTTTCTTTGCAACGCATCGGCAACGGCAACCCGGTCGCCGGTAAACAAAAGTCGGCTGACGAACGTTGCCAGGAATGCCATGGCGAGGACGGCAACAGTGGCGATGTCAGAATTCCCAGCCACGCCGGTCAATACGCCGGTTATCTGGTTAAACAGCTCAGCGATTTTAAATCCGGCGCCCGCAGTCACGAGATTATGAATGTGATGGCTGCGGATCTTTCCCAAGAAGATATGGCCGACATCGCCGCTTATTTTGCCAGCCAAAAAGTCATGCGCGGCGAGCGGATCGCCGACAATCCTCTTGCCAAGAATTTGTTTGTGAACGGCGATGCGGCGCGGGATTTACCCGCGTGCGCCAGTTGCCACGGTGAAAACGGTAAAGGCAAGGTGGTGGATAACGTCATTTACCCGGTGATAGGTGGCCAGCGCCGGGTTTATCTACGCAGTCAATTGACCAACTGGAAGCTGGGCGAACGCAAAAACAGCCCGGAAGCGGTGATGAACAAAGTCGCCAAGTCGTTAAACGACGACGAATTGAATGCCTTGGTCGAATACCTATCGGGGTTGTAA
- a CDS encoding peroxiredoxin, protein MKNLILKSLLPAVFALPVMAALPEGHPAPDFQAQASLAGKAFNYTLEEALKKGPVVVYFYPSAYTGGCNLQAHSFAVNHEKFAAAGASIVGVSLDSIERLNDFSADPNYCASKFPVASDADGKISSNYDIAVKAAAPGKTDSRGVEINHGFAERTTFVVTPNGKIAATLGGLKPEENVAKALEIVEKLAAERSKAN, encoded by the coding sequence ATGAAAAACCTAATTTTGAAAAGCCTGCTGCCTGCCGTATTTGCTTTGCCGGTGATGGCCGCGCTGCCGGAGGGCCATCCCGCCCCGGATTTTCAAGCGCAAGCCTCTCTAGCCGGCAAGGCTTTTAATTACACGCTGGAAGAGGCTTTGAAAAAAGGCCCGGTAGTCGTTTATTTCTATCCGTCCGCTTATACCGGCGGCTGCAATTTGCAGGCGCATAGCTTTGCGGTCAATCACGAAAAATTTGCCGCCGCCGGTGCCAGCATCGTCGGGGTATCGCTGGACAGCATCGAGCGCCTGAACGACTTTTCGGCCGACCCCAATTACTGCGCCAGCAAGTTTCCGGTAGCATCCGATGCGGACGGCAAAATATCAAGTAACTACGATATTGCCGTGAAAGCCGCCGCGCCGGGTAAAACCGATAGCCGAGGCGTGGAAATCAACCACGGCTTTGCCGAGCGCACCACCTTCGTGGTCACGCCGAACGGCAAAATCGCCGCGACCTTGGGTGGCTTGAAACCTGAAGAAAATGTCGCCAAAGCGCTGGAAATCGTGGAAAAGCTCGCCGCTGAACGATCGAAGGCGAACTAA
- a CDS encoding DUF1501 domain-containing protein, which translates to MNNKSRRDFLVKTGYGLGGLAVSGFLPGGGVIASAFADDPALQALAGANPLAPKAPHFAPKAKTVIWLHMSGAPSTLDLYDYKPQLVKQAGTGIPASFLQGIKTSTQGGITKLIATKRDWKQHGQSGAWFSDWLPNLAEHADDLAFIKSSVTVGATHDISIMKLNTGGLNPGRPTLGAWVQYALGSANPNLPAYVVLYNDKREPRGGVTNWESGFLPAVYQGTPFRPGNSPILHLNNPEYLANAEKRHALDLLKQINQQHASNYPTDSELQARTESYELAYRMQETAPEAVDFSKESEATKALYGLNDEITRPYGELLLRARRLTERGVRFVQVVSGPTDIKGDSRDWDAHQNIEDNHSKHSKIIDKPIAGLLKDLKAKGLLDETLVVWTSEFGRTPWSESGDGRDHNPWGYTQWMAGGGVKAGYTHGGTDELGVQAIKGTEVDTYDLHATVLNQLGLDHLKLIYKYQGRSERPTVVYGKVIKELIA; encoded by the coding sequence ATGAACAACAAATCACGTCGCGATTTTTTAGTAAAAACCGGCTATGGCTTGGGCGGCTTGGCTGTCAGCGGTTTTCTGCCGGGCGGTGGCGTCATTGCCAGCGCCTTTGCCGATGACCCCGCCTTGCAAGCCTTGGCGGGTGCCAACCCTTTAGCGCCGAAAGCGCCGCATTTTGCGCCTAAAGCCAAAACCGTCATCTGGCTGCATATGTCCGGTGCGCCCAGCACGTTGGATTTGTACGACTACAAACCGCAATTGGTCAAACAAGCCGGGACCGGTATTCCGGCGTCGTTTTTGCAAGGTATCAAAACCAGTACACAAGGGGGCATCACCAAATTGATCGCCACCAAACGCGATTGGAAACAGCACGGTCAAAGCGGTGCCTGGTTTTCCGACTGGTTGCCCAACCTGGCGGAACATGCCGACGACCTGGCATTTATTAAATCCAGTGTGACCGTGGGTGCGACCCACGATATTTCTATCATGAAGTTGAACACCGGCGGTTTGAACCCCGGCCGGCCAACGCTGGGTGCCTGGGTGCAATATGCCCTGGGCTCGGCGAACCCGAATCTGCCGGCCTACGTGGTGTTATATAACGACAAACGTGAGCCACGCGGCGGTGTGACCAATTGGGAGTCCGGCTTTTTACCCGCGGTTTATCAAGGTACGCCGTTCCGTCCCGGTAATTCGCCGATTCTGCATTTGAACAACCCGGAATATCTAGCTAACGCGGAAAAACGCCATGCGCTGGACCTGTTGAAACAGATTAATCAACAACATGCGTCCAACTATCCCACCGATAGCGAATTGCAAGCCCGCACCGAATCTTACGAGCTGGCTTACCGCATGCAGGAAACCGCACCGGAAGCGGTCGACTTCAGCAAGGAATCCGAAGCGACTAAAGCGCTATACGGCTTGAACGACGAAATCACCCGCCCATACGGCGAGTTGTTGTTGCGTGCCAGACGCTTGACCGAGCGCGGTGTGCGCTTCGTGCAAGTCGTATCCGGCCCGACCGACATCAAAGGCGACAGCCGCGATTGGGACGCGCACCAAAACATCGAAGACAACCACAGTAAACATTCAAAAATTATCGACAAACCGATCGCCGGCTTGTTGAAAGATTTGAAAGCCAAAGGTTTGTTGGATGAAACCTTGGTGGTGTGGACCTCCGAGTTTGGCCGCACGCCATGGAGCGAATCCGGCGACGGTCGAGACCACAACCCTTGGGGCTACACCCAATGGATGGCGGGCGGCGGCGTCAAAGCCGGCTATACCCATGGCGGCACCGACGAGCTGGGCGTACAAGCCATCAAAGGCACCGAAGTGGATACCTACGACTTGCATGCGACGGTGCTGAACCAGTTGGGTCTGGATCACTTGAAACTGATTTACAAGTATCAAGGCCGTTCGGAACGCCCAACCGTGGTGTACGGCAAAGTGATCAAGGAATTGATTGCCTAA
- a CDS encoding DUF1549 and DUF1553 domain-containing protein gives MKIKLYCAVVWGLAIALSDAAQAADEKPATEAAAPAGQSKSKLWSYQPVKAPAVPDVQQKDWVRTPIDAFVLAPLEAKGIKPSQDTDRASFIRRATLDVWGVIPTPEEVDAFVNDKSADAYEKLADRLLASPKYGERQGRKWLDLARYADSTGFQNDNDRLNMWRYRDYVINSFNQDKPYSKFIQEQLAGDELWPGDEQALVATGFMAQFPDNSNSRDLVQRKYQITTDITDTVGKVVLGQTVECARCHNHKFDKISQKDYFSLQSFFANIAPVDNIPAKKGEVEKAYEQQYAKWEEATKDIRAKKKAIIDTHREEALKYHKERYLTDSREAIFKPKEQWTARDRWVNHRLANVTDEGSLESYFREKGESTDAKTRDPKIAEQWAELEKLDKELKKFSDLKPTTSSNTISAMTELGHPDAPPSYVFAVGDHEKPLEEVQPAFPEAITDEKPDIKPLPFSSGRRSALAKWITSPTNPLTARVFTNRIWDQYFGKGIVTTVSDFGKAGQKPTHPELLDYLAHKFVNDGWSVKKLHREILLSSVYRQSSAYREDVAQADGENQLLAVFPRQRLEAEQVRDSLLAAAGKLEEKVGGPSVYPPLPKAINTASGNFQGDPAWKTSKDVHDQNRRSLYIFTRRSIPYPILDSFNMASPQEAHSKREVTTTPLQALTLYNSELIFDWSKSLAGRVINEAGEDEEDRISRLYQILFARQPKDDEKESLQAFLNEQEAIIRAKAADGKFEVNVPAGVKDKPLGDPVRAAAFVDLVHVVANSNEFIYRF, from the coding sequence ATGAAAATCAAACTCTATTGCGCTGTGGTCTGGGGGCTGGCAATTGCGCTCTCAGACGCAGCCCAGGCAGCCGATGAAAAGCCGGCCACCGAAGCGGCTGCGCCAGCCGGACAATCCAAATCCAAGCTCTGGTCGTATCAGCCGGTAAAAGCGCCGGCCGTTCCTGACGTGCAGCAGAAGGATTGGGTGAGAACCCCTATCGATGCTTTTGTGTTGGCGCCTCTGGAAGCCAAAGGCATCAAGCCATCGCAAGATACCGACCGCGCGTCGTTCATTCGCCGGGCCACGCTGGACGTTTGGGGCGTCATTCCAACCCCGGAAGAAGTCGATGCGTTTGTTAATGACAAATCGGCCGATGCTTACGAAAAATTGGCTGACCGTTTGTTGGCTTCGCCGAAATACGGAGAGCGTCAAGGGCGTAAATGGCTGGATTTGGCACGTTACGCCGACAGTACCGGTTTTCAAAACGATAACGACCGCTTGAACATGTGGCGTTACCGCGATTACGTGATTAACTCATTTAATCAGGACAAGCCGTACAGCAAATTTATTCAGGAACAATTAGCCGGCGACGAATTGTGGCCGGGCGACGAACAAGCCTTGGTTGCCACCGGCTTCATGGCGCAATTCCCGGATAACAGCAACTCCCGCGACTTGGTGCAGCGCAAATACCAAATTACCACGGATATTACCGATACCGTGGGCAAGGTGGTGCTGGGTCAAACCGTGGAATGCGCGCGTTGCCATAACCACAAATTCGACAAGATCAGCCAGAAAGATTATTTCTCGCTACAGTCGTTCTTTGCCAACATCGCGCCGGTAGACAATATCCCCGCTAAGAAAGGCGAGGTGGAAAAAGCTTACGAACAGCAGTACGCCAAATGGGAAGAGGCGACTAAAGATATTCGCGCCAAGAAAAAGGCCATTATCGATACACATAGGGAAGAGGCACTTAAATATCATAAGGAACGTTATTTGACTGACTCGCGGGAAGCGATCTTCAAACCCAAAGAGCAATGGACCGCTCGCGACCGTTGGGTAAACCATCGTTTGGCTAATGTGACTGACGAAGGCAGCTTGGAATCGTATTTTCGCGAAAAAGGCGAAAGTACCGATGCTAAAACTCGCGATCCAAAGATTGCCGAGCAATGGGCCGAGTTGGAAAAACTGGATAAAGAACTTAAAAAATTCAGCGATCTGAAACCCACCACATCCTCCAACACCATTTCGGCGATGACCGAACTGGGTCATCCGGATGCGCCGCCTAGCTACGTATTTGCGGTGGGCGATCACGAAAAACCGTTGGAAGAAGTCCAGCCGGCTTTCCCGGAAGCGATTACTGACGAAAAACCTGACATCAAACCGTTACCGTTTTCATCCGGTCGCCGTTCAGCGCTGGCTAAATGGATTACCAGCCCAACCAATCCATTGACTGCTCGGGTATTTACCAATCGGATTTGGGATCAGTATTTCGGTAAAGGCATCGTGACCACCGTCAGCGATTTTGGTAAAGCCGGCCAAAAACCGACGCATCCGGAATTACTGGATTACTTGGCGCATAAATTCGTCAACGACGGTTGGAGCGTGAAGAAACTGCACCGCGAAATTTTGTTGTCCAGCGTTTACCGTCAATCGTCCGCTTACCGCGAAGATGTGGCCCAAGCAGACGGTGAAAACCAGTTGCTGGCAGTGTTTCCGCGCCAACGTCTGGAAGCGGAGCAAGTCAGGGATTCCTTGTTAGCCGCGGCTGGCAAATTGGAAGAGAAAGTGGGCGGCCCTAGTGTTTACCCACCCTTGCCGAAAGCGATTAACACCGCCAGCGGCAACTTCCAAGGCGATCCGGCCTGGAAAACCTCCAAGGATGTGCACGATCAGAACCGCCGCAGTTTATACATCTTTACCCGGCGCAGTATCCCTTATCCGATTCTGGACTCCTTCAACATGGCGTCGCCGCAGGAAGCGCACAGCAAACGCGAGGTAACCACCACGCCGCTGCAAGCCCTGACCTTGTACAACAGCGAATTGATTTTCGATTGGTCTAAATCCTTGGCCGGCCGGGTGATCAACGAGGCGGGTGAAGACGAAGAAGATCGGATCAGCAGACTGTATCAAATCTTGTTTGCGCGGCAACCGAAGGATGATGAAAAAGAGTCGCTGCAGGCCTTCTTGAATGAACAGGAAGCCATCATTCGTGCTAAGGCAGCCGATGGCAAATTTGAAGTGAACGTGCCGGCCGGCGTTAAGGACAAGCCGCTGGGTGACCCTGTTAGAGCTGCTGCATTCGTGGATTTGGTCCATGTCGTAGCCAACTCCAACGAGTTTATCTACCGGTTTTAA